The following proteins are encoded in a genomic region of Cryptomeria japonica chromosome 11, Sugi_1.0, whole genome shotgun sequence:
- the LOC131042581 gene encoding disease resistance protein PIK6-NP-like, translated as MAVPRKDLKMASILAEAVVGKVCEMVIQQVANEVKIVFNFREDIEWLMSKIKQVNYFLNEAGEKSSKQKESMKEWLQSVRDIAWEAEDILQICAVDSMYAANPQFCSLSCNQLITRYQMGRRIRKIKARFSSVTADIQLITAVSHREEAESSQRRQFKRLSLLPSDSKPVGIQSKIDSLVNLLENPQFPIVVV; from the exons ATGGCAG TTCCAAGAAAAGACTTGAAGATGGCATCTATACTTGCAGAAGCTGTTGTTGGGAAAGTTTGTGAGATGGTCATTCAACAAGTAGCTAATGAGGTCAAGATAGTGTTCAACTTCAGGGAAGACATTGAATGGTTgatgagcaaaataaagcaagtaAATTACTTTCTAAATGAAGCTGGTGAGAAGAGCAGTAAACAAAAGGAGTCTATGAAAGAATGGCTTCAGAGCGTTCGAGACATTGCCTGGGAGGCAGAGGACATACTTCAAATATGTGCTGTAGATTCTATGTATGCTGCTAATCCTCAGTTTTGTAGTTTGAGCTGTAATCAACTGATTACTCGCTATCAAATGGGCAGACGAATTCGAAAGATCAAAGCCCGGTTCAGCTCCGTTACTGCAGATATCCAATTGATTACTGCGGTGTCTCACAGAGAAGAAGCAGAATCATCCCAGAGACGACAGTTTAAGAGACTAAGTCTCCTGCCTAGCGATTCCAAACCAGTGGGGATACAGTCCAAGATTGACAGCTTAGTGAATTTGCTAGAAAACCCCCAATTTCCAATCGTTGTAGTTTGA